The DNA sequence TCACAAAGAGCGTATCTTTCCGATTGGTCGACTCGACAAACCCTCTGAAGGTTTAATCTTCTTGACGAGTGACGGCGACATAGTGAACAAAATTTTACGTGCAGAAAACGCCCACGAAAAAGAGTACGTCGTTACAGTTGACAAACCGTTAAACGAACGGTTTAAAGGTCGGATGGAAAAAGGGATCCCAATTCTTGGTACCGTAACCAAACCCTGCAAAGTAAAAGTGTTAGGGCCAAAGAAGTTTTCGATTATTTTGACTCAAGGATTAAATCGTCAAATCCGTCGTATGTGTGAATACTTAGGATATGAAGTGACCAAACTGAAACGAACTCGGATCATGAATGTCGATTTGAAAGGTCTCAAACCAGGCCAATGGCGTGATTTAACCAGTACTGAGATGAAACAAATCAATCAAGCTGTTAAAGGCTCTAAAAAAACAGCCGATTAATCATCGGCTGTTTGTGAAGTGGACTGTGATGCTTCATTTGAAGTGCCTTTTGCAGGGAGCAACTTAGTCGCAAACTGCTGCATGACCGTTTCAGAATAGCTATAAAACTCCACAATAGATTGTCGACCTTCCTGCTCATCTAGCTTGGCTATATTCTCTAGCAACTCAGAAAATAGTTTTTCAGGCTGATTAAATAGCTCACTTGCTCTAACTAAGCTCTCTGCTATATCGGAGGCGTATTTGCCCAGAGGTCGCAACTCTGAGAGTACGGCTGGTTTTAATAACGGCTCTTCTGGTTGATAAGCCTGTACCGCTTTAACCGAGCTGACCTGAGTTAGATTAATAGAAAAGCTACCGATCTCAGAACTGTCATAACCAAGACTTAATGCTTTTTCGAGCGCCTTTTGCATGTCACCAGAATAGAAGTCTTCGCTGAGGCTGTTTACTTCTTTCAGAAGGTCATTAATTGCTTTAAGCTCGCCTTCGTCTAGCTCTCCCTCAATACCCAGTGCAAACTCACGCTCAAAAGACGCAGCAAATCCAGCTCCGCCTGCACTTTGCGACCGACTAAACCCTTCAAGTGAGCGAGCATTTATCGTTACTTTATCACCATCACGAGTTTCTAACTCAAAGCTAAATGAGCGACCTTGAGCTGCAGACACCTGTGAATAGGTGGGTGATACAACTTCATTTAACGCTTCGCTTTCTTCGAGCTCTTCAGCATTAATCTTATCTAACAGCTCAGCATCATCACCCAAATATTGTTTAGTTAACTCTGCGAGACCTTGTCGAACTTTCGAGTTGGTTAGGTTTACATCAGCTTCAACGTCATCTGACATCAAACCCATATCTGACAAAATGCCATTAGCTTCATCAAAACCGCTTTCATAACCTTTGAGTGCAGCTTCAAGTCGACTTTCGAGTTGTTCAGGAGTTGCTCCATTCTGCGCATCTAATTTTAAACGAGCACCAATGAAGTTGAGGATATTAGAAGACGCCACATCTGCGCGACGCTCTCGAGCGTCAGACTGAGCTTGCTGGATCTGCTCGGCCGAGGTACCTCGATTATTTGGCAGTGCCTGTTCTAATTTTTTTATAACTGTTTTTTGAAATAAGGAGAAGCTCGACACCTGCTGGCCAGACAAAGTCACCGTTGAAACAGGGTTTCTTTGTGATACTTGATTTTGCGATCGTTCACTGAAATCTTGTTGTGATGCGGAGGCCGGTCTGTTTTGCAATTTATTAAATTGCGACGGGTCAAATTTAATCATGATATACCTACCTTATTTGTGCCCCTTTTATCGGCACATCACATAAAATCTTGAGCGAATATTAAACAGTTTCGTATAACTCTCTAATTCTTCAATAAAATAGAAAAAAAAGCACCGTTTTTCACAATTATACTCTAGCCTTGTGTTTGTTAGGCTTGTTACAACCAGAATTCAAAAGAGGCAATTATGGGACTACTCGTAGACGGTAAATGGCAAGATAAATGGTACGACACTAAAGAAAACCAAGGGAAGTTTAAACGAGAAAGCGCGCAACTACGCAATTGGATAACCCCAGATGGTTCAGCAGGTCCAACTGGCAAAGACGGTTTTAAAGCAGAACTAGGACGCTATCATTTGTATGTTTCCCTGGCTTGTCCTTGGGCTCATAGAACTCTAATCTTCAGAAAATTAAAAGGATTAGAACAAGCGATTTCGGTTTCAGTAGTTAGCCCAGATATGCTGAGCGAGGGTTGGGAGTTTGATAAAGACAATCACTCAACTGGCGACCACTTGTTTGACGTCTCTTTTATGCATCAAATCTACACCAAGCACAATCCAACTTACTCTGGGCGTGTAACAGTACCTGTGTTATGGGACAAAAAAACCAATCAAATTGTCAGTAATGAATCCGCAGAAATTATTCGGATGATGAACGATGCTTTCGATCACCTAACAGATAACCACGAAGATTTTTATCCTGCACACTTAGCAGATGCAATTGATGAGATTAACGATGAGGTCTACCACGCTATCAACAATGGTGTGTACAAGTGCGGGTTTGCTACCGAGCAGGATGCCTACGAGGAAGCATTCGACAATTTATTTATTGCGCTCGATAAACTTGAAGCAAGGCTTAGTATTCAACGCTACTTAGTAGGCTCAACTCTAACCGAAGCAGACTGGCGTTTATTCACAACGCTTATCCGATTTGATGCTGTTTATGTGGGCCATTTTAAGTGTAACCACAGAACTATCGAAAGTTACCCACACTTGTCCGGGTATTTACGAGAGTTATATCAATGGCCTGGAGTGGCAGACACAGTTGACTTCTATCATATCAAACGTCATTACTACTTTAGCCATACCATGATTAACCCGACTCAAATCGTCCCGAAAGGTCCAGGAGTGGATTATTCAGCACCCCATAACAGAGATCGTTTGTGATAGAGGGTGGTTACAAAACCAAGTTGCGGTGGAGTATGGTCATCCACCGCAAGTATGTACATTTTTAGTCAACAAAGCCGTACAATTGCGTTTTATTGTAGATTAAAAAGAGAACCTATATGTCGAATATCGGCCACGCACCGAGCGCAGTCGTTATGATCCGCCCTCATCAATTTGTCACCAACCCTCAAACGTCTGGCGACAATGCGTTTCAGCAAGTCCCTTCGGATCCAAATGCCATCAAGGCGTTGGCCTACCAGCAGGTAACGGACGTTGCAGAGTTATTGATGAGAAAAGGCGTAGAGGTCATATTATTCGAGGATGAAACCGATTTAACGCCAGACTCAGTATTTCCCAAT is a window from the Psychrosphaera ytuae genome containing:
- a CDS encoding glutathione S-transferase family protein — its product is MGLLVDGKWQDKWYDTKENQGKFKRESAQLRNWITPDGSAGPTGKDGFKAELGRYHLYVSLACPWAHRTLIFRKLKGLEQAISVSVVSPDMLSEGWEFDKDNHSTGDHLFDVSFMHQIYTKHNPTYSGRVTVPVLWDKKTNQIVSNESAEIIRMMNDAFDHLTDNHEDFYPAHLADAIDEINDEVYHAINNGVYKCGFATEQDAYEEAFDNLFIALDKLEARLSIQRYLVGSTLTEADWRLFTTLIRFDAVYVGHFKCNHRTIESYPHLSGYLRELYQWPGVADTVDFYHIKRHYYFSHTMINPTQIVPKGPGVDYSAPHNRDRL
- the rluF gene encoding 23S rRNA pseudouridine(2604) synthase RluF, which produces MSDTQAKRLNKFISESGYCSRREADKLIEQKKVKINGKLPELGTKVMPGDTVTVNGKAIAATAQNKSDRVYIAYHKPIGITCTTERHVKGNIVDAVNHKERIFPIGRLDKPSEGLIFLTSDGDIVNKILRAENAHEKEYVVTVDKPLNERFKGRMEKGIPILGTVTKPCKVKVLGPKKFSIILTQGLNRQIRRMCEYLGYEVTKLKRTRIMNVDLKGLKPGQWRDLTSTEMKQINQAVKGSKKTAD
- a CDS encoding DUF5610 domain-containing protein, with protein sequence MIKFDPSQFNKLQNRPASASQQDFSERSQNQVSQRNPVSTVTLSGQQVSSFSLFQKTVIKKLEQALPNNRGTSAEQIQQAQSDARERRADVASSNILNFIGARLKLDAQNGATPEQLESRLEAALKGYESGFDEANGILSDMGLMSDDVEADVNLTNSKVRQGLAELTKQYLGDDAELLDKINAEELEESEALNEVVSPTYSQVSAAQGRSFSFELETRDGDKVTINARSLEGFSRSQSAGGAGFAASFEREFALGIEGELDEGELKAINDLLKEVNSLSEDFYSGDMQKALEKALSLGYDSSEIGSFSINLTQVSSVKAVQAYQPEEPLLKPAVLSELRPLGKYASDIAESLVRASELFNQPEKLFSELLENIAKLDEQEGRQSIVEFYSYSETVMQQFATKLLPAKGTSNEASQSTSQTADD